A window of Streptomyces sp. DG1A-41 contains these coding sequences:
- a CDS encoding glycoside hydrolase family 43 protein — MSVLLSRLTAILVAVGLLFTGQALTTPDRAAAADPGYLMTHFIGEGSTNQQIYFSHSTDGLNWTDLNGGGMALRSTVGTRGVRDPALVRSPGGDKYWIIATDLCISCGQTWSQSINDGSRSLVVWESTDLVTWSQPWLLNVAGAIPDGRNAWAPEAIWDPASNDYVLYWATNKPLNGATKHRIYYAHTSDFRSITTPQVYIERPGTQEIIDTQIVEMPSGVGNYRYVRASGDGQITLEGSNSILGTWTSLGNLSGIGLTGSQVEGPMWMKFRDRNEWALYLDQYASGKGYMPVTTTNPSSSGTYQLPASGTYSMGGTKKRHGSILNLTAAEESRVLARWANAPVSRIQSYNFQDRYVRHADFDVRIDQNITGPDAQFRLRPGLAGSDTVSFESVNFPGYFLRHSGFDFQLAYNDGSAQFAADATFRQVAGLADSTWSSFQSYNHPDRYIRHYAYQLRLDPITTATGRSDATFRVTS, encoded by the coding sequence ATGTCCGTGCTTCTCTCCCGGCTGACGGCGATACTCGTCGCCGTCGGCCTTCTCTTCACAGGCCAAGCCCTGACCACACCGGACCGGGCGGCCGCTGCCGACCCGGGCTACCTGATGACGCACTTCATCGGGGAGGGGTCGACCAATCAGCAGATCTACTTCTCGCACAGCACGGACGGCCTGAACTGGACCGACCTCAACGGCGGCGGAATGGCCCTTCGTTCCACTGTCGGCACGCGCGGGGTGCGCGACCCCGCACTGGTCCGGTCCCCGGGCGGCGACAAGTACTGGATCATCGCGACCGACCTGTGCATCAGCTGCGGGCAGACATGGAGTCAGTCCATCAACGACGGCAGCCGCAGTCTTGTGGTGTGGGAGTCGACGGACCTGGTCACCTGGTCGCAGCCGTGGCTGCTCAACGTCGCCGGCGCGATCCCCGACGGGCGCAACGCGTGGGCGCCGGAGGCGATCTGGGACCCGGCCAGCAACGACTACGTCCTGTACTGGGCGACGAACAAGCCCCTCAACGGCGCGACGAAGCATCGCATCTACTACGCCCACACCAGCGACTTCCGCTCCATCACCACCCCGCAGGTCTACATCGAGCGCCCCGGCACCCAGGAAATCATCGACACCCAGATCGTCGAGATGCCGAGCGGCGTCGGCAATTACCGCTACGTACGGGCTTCCGGCGACGGCCAGATCACGCTCGAAGGCAGCAACTCGATCCTCGGCACCTGGACCAGCCTCGGCAACCTCTCCGGCATCGGCCTCACCGGCTCCCAGGTCGAAGGCCCGATGTGGATGAAGTTCCGTGACCGCAACGAGTGGGCGCTCTACCTCGACCAGTACGCCTCCGGAAAGGGGTACATGCCGGTCACGACGACCAACCCGTCCAGTTCCGGCACCTATCAGCTTCCGGCGTCGGGAACCTACTCCATGGGCGGCACCAAGAAGCGCCACGGCTCGATCCTGAACCTGACGGCCGCCGAGGAGTCCCGCGTTCTCGCCCGCTGGGCCAACGCCCCGGTCAGCCGGATCCAGTCGTACAACTTCCAGGACCGGTACGTGCGGCACGCCGACTTCGACGTGCGCATCGACCAGAACATCACCGGCCCGGACGCCCAGTTCCGGCTACGGCCCGGCCTCGCCGGCTCCGACACCGTCTCCTTCGAGTCGGTGAACTTCCCCGGCTACTTCCTGCGGCACTCCGGGTTCGACTTCCAGCTGGCCTACAACGACGGCAGCGCTCAGTTCGCCGCGGACGCCACCTTCCGTCAGGTCGCCGGCCTTGCCGACTCGACATGGTCGTCGTTCCAGTCGTACAACCACCCGGACCGGTACATCCGGCACTACGCGTACCAACTCCGGCTCGACCCGATCACCACCGCGACGGGCCGCAGCGACGCCACCTTCCGGGTGACGAGCTGA
- a CDS encoding DUF2510 domain-containing protein codes for MTQETPPGWYPDPGQKSDGPATERWWDGRAWTDRIRPAEPTATWGPPTQRPTAGASPTDPAPGDEPLSGPAPSAGTSSSGDTSSAGEPGAAGQPADAGAPGALGHPGDAGQSGAAGYSPGASGHPGDAGQPGAAGYPGSAGYQSGSGHPGGAGYPPGTGYPAVPGYPAYPAAPPAAGRGRGLRIGIAVAAAVVVLASIGVGVYALAGNGGSGGGSATSQGPGGPGGQGGPFGGPGGSGGSGGDGGSGGSGGSGGQGPSPEQSQPPKIRSGSVTDAVSGISLPIPKGWYGQEVAVGAQVTSDDSYKCPGDTASTCTKGGAYSAPALALGTKGGTAEEVAKADIAANAEESYGGKSYGGITSHDVLAAKSVTVAGQKGYLVRWKAVTNKGADGIVESLAFPSPANAKQMVVVRIGVDADQTESVLDEITKGIKVSTGGGNGQDV; via the coding sequence ATGACGCAGGAGACTCCTCCCGGGTGGTACCCCGACCCCGGACAGAAAAGTGACGGGCCCGCCACCGAGCGCTGGTGGGACGGCAGGGCCTGGACGGACCGCATCCGTCCGGCGGAGCCGACCGCGACCTGGGGTCCCCCTACGCAGCGGCCGACAGCGGGGGCCTCCCCGACGGATCCGGCGCCTGGTGATGAGCCGTTGTCGGGTCCGGCACCCTCAGCGGGTACGTCGTCCTCGGGGGACACGTCGTCCGCGGGGGAGCCGGGGGCCGCTGGGCAGCCGGCTGATGCGGGGGCACCGGGAGCCCTCGGGCATCCGGGCGATGCCGGACAATCGGGAGCCGCCGGATATTCCCCAGGAGCCTCCGGGCATCCGGGCGATGCCGGACAACCGGGAGCCGCCGGATATCCAGGCAGCGCCGGGTATCAAAGCGGCTCCGGACATCCAGGCGGCGCCGGATATCCGCCCGGCACTGGGTATCCGGCCGTTCCCGGGTATCCCGCCTACCCGGCCGCGCCTCCGGCCGCCGGCCGAGGGCGAGGGTTGCGGATCGGGATAGCCGTGGCGGCAGCCGTCGTTGTGCTCGCCAGCATCGGTGTCGGCGTCTACGCCCTGGCCGGGAACGGCGGCTCGGGCGGCGGTTCCGCCACCTCACAGGGGCCGGGCGGACCCGGAGGCCAGGGCGGGCCGTTCGGCGGGCCGGGCGGATCCGGGGGCTCCGGCGGGGACGGCGGATCCGGCGGCTCCGGCGGCTCCGGCGGTCAGGGCCCGTCGCCCGAGCAGTCCCAGCCGCCGAAGATCAGGAGCGGGTCGGTGACCGACGCGGTCAGCGGGATCAGCCTGCCGATCCCCAAGGGCTGGTACGGCCAGGAGGTCGCGGTCGGCGCGCAGGTGACGTCCGACGACTCCTACAAGTGCCCCGGCGACACCGCCTCGACCTGCACGAAGGGCGGAGCCTACTCGGCACCGGCCCTGGCCCTCGGCACCAAGGGCGGCACCGCCGAGGAGGTCGCGAAGGCGGATATCGCGGCGAACGCCGAGGAGTCCTACGGCGGCAAGTCCTACGGCGGGATCACCTCCCACGACGTGCTGGCCGCCAAGTCCGTGACCGTGGCCGGTCAGAAGGGCTATCTGGTCCGCTGGAAGGCCGTCACGAACAAGGGCGCCGACGGCATCGTGGAATCGCTCGCGTTCCCCTCCCCCGCGAACGCCAAGCAGATGGTCGTCGTGCGCATCGGTGTCGACGCCGACCAGACGGAGTCCGTCCTGGACGAGATCACCAAGGGCATCAAGGTGTCGACGGGCGGCGGCAACGGCCAGGACGTCTGA
- a CDS encoding MFS transporter, which produces MTETQTVSPPTKRPVRQLLAASVGNAVEWYDWYAYTFLATYIAAQVFPKSADNSLVPLLSTFAVFAVGFFMRPVGGLLMGAVADRHGRRAALTVTILLMGGSSLLVGLTPTYAAVGVLAPVILVLARLLQGLSVGGEFAASTTFLVESAGPGRRGLFSSFQYVSTTVGQLVASGIATLLVDTLSDGQMNGWGWRVPFVLGAVLSLVGFWIRQGAQETRSAEQQKAPRPGLFEALRRHPRESLLIGGITAGGTIAYYTWTSYLPTYAELNAGLEKSDALLAGTISLAFFALLQPLGGLLSDRFGRRPLLLFFGLGFALLTVPLLHALRDSFAVLLLVQCAGMVLLTGFTSISAAVNAEIFPPRVRAAGIGFPYSLTVALFGGTAPYVGTLFKEVGHAGLFPWYVAVLCLLSSLVYLRLPETAHAPLRR; this is translated from the coding sequence GTGACAGAGACGCAGACGGTTTCCCCGCCGACGAAACGGCCCGTTCGCCAGCTCCTCGCCGCCTCGGTGGGCAACGCGGTGGAGTGGTACGACTGGTACGCCTACACGTTTCTGGCCACCTACATCGCCGCCCAGGTCTTCCCGAAGAGCGCGGACAACTCGCTGGTGCCACTGCTGTCCACGTTCGCGGTGTTCGCGGTGGGCTTCTTCATGAGGCCGGTCGGCGGCCTGCTGATGGGCGCGGTCGCGGACCGGCACGGGCGGCGGGCCGCACTGACGGTCACCATCCTGCTGATGGGCGGCAGCAGCCTGCTGGTCGGGCTGACCCCGACGTACGCGGCGGTGGGCGTGCTGGCGCCGGTGATCCTGGTCCTCGCACGGCTGCTGCAAGGCCTGTCCGTGGGCGGCGAGTTCGCGGCCTCGACGACCTTCCTGGTCGAGTCGGCGGGCCCCGGCCGGCGGGGGCTGTTCTCCAGCTTCCAGTACGTGTCGACGACCGTGGGGCAGCTCGTCGCCTCCGGCATCGCCACGCTGCTCGTGGACACGCTGAGCGACGGGCAGATGAACGGCTGGGGCTGGCGGGTGCCGTTCGTCCTCGGGGCCGTGCTGAGCCTGGTCGGCTTCTGGATCCGGCAGGGCGCGCAGGAGACCCGCAGCGCCGAGCAGCAGAAGGCCCCGCGACCCGGCCTGTTCGAGGCGCTGCGCCGGCACCCGCGCGAGTCCCTCCTCATCGGCGGCATCACGGCGGGCGGCACCATCGCCTACTACACGTGGACGTCGTACCTGCCGACGTACGCCGAACTCAACGCGGGCCTTGAGAAATCGGACGCGCTGCTCGCGGGCACGATCTCACTGGCGTTCTTCGCCCTGCTGCAACCGCTCGGCGGCCTGCTGTCGGACCGCTTCGGCCGCCGCCCCCTGCTCCTCTTCTTCGGCCTGGGTTTCGCCCTGCTCACGGTGCCCCTGCTGCACGCCCTGCGCGACTCGTTCGCGGTGCTGCTGCTGGTGCAGTGCGCCGGCATGGTGCTGCTGACGGGGTTCACCTCGATCAGCGCGGCCGTGAACGCGGAGATCTTCCCGCCCCGGGTCCGCGCGGCCGGCATCGGCTTCCCGTACTCGCTGACGGTGGCTCTCTTCGGCGGCACGGCTCCGTACGTGGGCACGCTGTTCAAGGAGGTCGGCCACGCCGGGCTGTTCCCCTGGTATGTCGCGGTGCTCTGCCTGCTGTCATCGCTGGTGTACCTGCGGCTGCCGGAGACGGCGCACGCACCTCTCCGGCGGTGA
- a CDS encoding DHA2 family efflux MFS transporter permease subunit, producing the protein MACLGMFVAYLPITTVAVSLPAIQRVLNTSTAQLSWVQDAFVLPMAAFIMTAGVFGDVHGRKKVFQAGLFLSAAGAAVALSAHNVQTLWAGQALAGLGSAALLPITLALISHAVPDHRERGKFIGMWAMAMLAALAVGPVIAGVILEHFAWRWIYLLSIPLSLLAMAVAAPLLTDSRAPHGRRLDWPGQITAAIGITALVYGVIEGGADSFTATKVVAALALGVVALIAFVVAEKRSASPMLDLAVFRSAAFTATALVALITFLGLIGFFFVLSLYFGMVQQLGTLEAGARLLLVPVAAIVSGAPAGRLMHRVSARVMITVGLLLVAGSLLAMTDLDADTSYGSIAWRLILLGVGLGLVTTPMTATAVAAVPHHLAGMASAANNAFRQVGGALGPAVLGALLSTRAVDTLSGHLAGAGVTGTQAQTIVATAKDGGLGAVAGMDLGSTAGQVYGALGDSLLDGLRLCFIAAAVLVLIAAVCAATLLRRPKQTAGGAVAAGTAQHSRPEASAEKARTAGTVQPLGHRRG; encoded by the coding sequence GGTGCTGAACACCTCGACCGCCCAGCTGTCCTGGGTCCAGGACGCGTTCGTCCTGCCCATGGCCGCCTTCATCATGACCGCCGGCGTCTTCGGCGACGTGCACGGCCGCAAGAAGGTCTTCCAGGCGGGCCTGTTCCTCAGCGCCGCCGGGGCGGCGGTCGCCCTGAGCGCACACAACGTCCAAACCCTGTGGGCCGGACAGGCCCTGGCCGGTCTGGGCTCGGCCGCACTGCTGCCCATCACGCTCGCGCTGATCAGCCACGCGGTGCCCGACCACCGCGAGCGCGGCAAGTTCATCGGCATGTGGGCCATGGCCATGCTCGCGGCGTTGGCCGTCGGCCCGGTCATCGCCGGCGTCATCCTCGAGCACTTCGCCTGGCGCTGGATCTACCTGCTGTCCATCCCCCTCTCGCTGCTCGCGATGGCGGTGGCCGCCCCGCTGCTGACCGACTCACGCGCCCCGCACGGACGCAGGCTCGACTGGCCCGGCCAGATCACCGCGGCCATCGGCATCACCGCCCTGGTCTACGGCGTGATCGAGGGCGGCGCCGACTCCTTCACCGCCACCAAGGTGGTCGCCGCCCTCGCACTGGGCGTCGTCGCGCTGATCGCGTTCGTCGTGGCGGAGAAGCGCAGCGCCAGCCCCATGCTGGACCTGGCGGTCTTCCGCAGCGCGGCCTTCACCGCCACCGCCCTGGTCGCCCTGATCACGTTCCTCGGGCTGATCGGCTTCTTCTTCGTCCTCAGCCTGTACTTCGGCATGGTGCAGCAGCTCGGCACCCTGGAGGCAGGCGCCCGCCTGCTCCTCGTCCCGGTCGCCGCGATCGTGTCGGGGGCACCGGCCGGTCGATTGATGCACCGCGTCTCCGCCCGCGTCATGATCACCGTCGGGCTGCTGCTGGTCGCCGGGTCCCTGCTGGCGATGACGGACCTCGACGCCGACACCTCCTACGGCTCCATCGCCTGGCGGCTGATCCTGCTGGGCGTCGGCCTCGGGCTCGTCACCACGCCGATGACGGCCACCGCCGTCGCCGCCGTGCCGCACCACCTGGCGGGCATGGCCTCGGCCGCCAACAACGCCTTCCGCCAGGTCGGCGGCGCGCTCGGCCCGGCCGTCCTCGGCGCCCTGCTGTCCACCCGCGCTGTGGACACCCTGTCCGGCCATCTCGCCGGTGCCGGTGTGACCGGCACCCAGGCCCAGACCATCGTCGCCACGGCGAAGGACGGCGGTCTGGGCGCGGTCGCCGGGATGGACCTCGGCTCCACCGCCGGTCAGGTCTACGGTGCCCTGGGCGACTCCCTCCTGGACGGCCTGCGGCTGTGCTTCATCGCGGCGGCGGTACTGGTGCTGATCGCGGCCGTGTGCGCGGCCACCCTCCTGCGCCGTCCCAAGCAGACCGCAGGAGGTGCGGTGGCCGCAGGTACGGCACAGCACAGCCGCCCGGAAGCCTCCGCCGAGAAGGCCCGGACGGCGGGCACCGTCCAGCCTTTGGGACACCGGCGCGGCTGA
- a CDS encoding TetR/AcrR family transcriptional regulator: MARGQLPAELVDEEEPCDEQELYDAVLEQLRECGYDSVTMEGIAASTRCSKSTLYRQWKTKPQLVAAALRSHRRTRCIDTGSLTDDLREAARAAGELSGRDTRLLQALAHAAPQDPELERALREALVEPEIAALKEIIRRGVERGDVPADHPALEYIPAQMFGVLRIRPVLEGEDADPDYLVRFVEAAVLPALGLT; this comes from the coding sequence GTGGCCCGTGGCCAGCTGCCGGCCGAGCTTGTAGACGAGGAAGAGCCCTGCGACGAGCAGGAGCTCTACGACGCCGTGCTGGAGCAGCTCCGCGAGTGCGGCTACGACTCCGTCACCATGGAGGGGATCGCGGCCAGCACCCGGTGCAGCAAGTCCACGCTCTACCGTCAGTGGAAGACCAAGCCCCAGCTCGTGGCGGCGGCGCTGCGCTCCCACCGGCGGACGCGCTGCATCGACACCGGCTCGCTCACGGACGACCTGCGCGAGGCCGCCCGGGCGGCGGGCGAACTGTCGGGCCGGGACACCAGGCTCCTCCAGGCGCTCGCTCACGCCGCGCCCCAGGACCCCGAGCTGGAGCGCGCGTTGCGCGAGGCGCTGGTCGAACCGGAGATCGCCGCGCTGAAGGAGATCATCCGGCGCGGGGTCGAAAGGGGGGATGTGCCCGCCGATCATCCGGCGCTGGAGTACATCCCGGCGCAGATGTTCGGTGTTCTGCGCATCCGGCCCGTCCTGGAGGGCGAGGACGCGGACCCGGACTACCTGGTCCGGTTCGTGGAGGCGGCCGTGCTGCCGGCACTCGGCCTCACCTGA
- a CDS encoding phospholipase C, phosphocholine-specific, producing the protein MSEVNRRRFLQLAGATTAFSALSASIQRAAALPANHRTGSIEDVEHIVVLMQENRSFDHYFGTLRGVRGFGDPRPVTLDNGKPIWHQEKDGKEILPFHPDADDLGMQFLEGLPHSWPDGHQAYNGGKYDKWVPAKGTTTMAYLTREDIPFHYALADAFTVCDAYHCSFIGSTDPNRYYMWSGCTGNDGTGGGPVLGNDELGYGWTTYPERLEQAGISWKIYQDIGDGLDAKGSWGWIEDAYRGNYGDNSLLYFDKYRDAKPGDPWYDKARTGTNAKAGDGYFDLLKADVKADRLPQISWITAPEAFSEHSNWPSNYGAWYIAQVLDALTANPEVWAKTALFITYDENDGFFDHVVPPLPPKDASRGKSTVDVSLDLFPGDGKNTAGPYGLGPRVPMLVVSPWSKGGYVCSETLDHTSILRFMERRFGVRETNISPWRRAICGDLTSAFDFSRKDPRPAPLPGTDAYEPQDRERHPDYRPTPPADPRMPRQERGLRRARPLKYAPHVDASVDAAAGKLTLAFASGPNAGVAFHVISGNRADGPWMYTTEAGKTLSDTWNSAYSAGSYDLTVHGPNGFVRVFKGSNKTAGCEVTARHAGDDIELTFTNKGSGTARLKLSDGYGGRPSTVTVRPGAKVRRTVDLAAGRRWYDLTVTAEGDAAFLRRFAGHVENGQPGVSDPAIITA; encoded by the coding sequence ATGTCCGAAGTCAACCGGCGCCGCTTTCTCCAACTCGCGGGTGCCACCACGGCCTTCAGCGCGCTGTCCGCCAGCATTCAGCGCGCCGCCGCGCTCCCGGCCAACCACCGCACCGGGTCGATCGAGGACGTCGAGCACATCGTCGTCCTGATGCAGGAGAACCGTTCCTTCGACCACTACTTCGGCACCCTGAGAGGCGTCCGCGGCTTCGGCGACCCGCGTCCGGTCACCCTCGACAACGGCAAACCGATCTGGCACCAGGAGAAGGACGGCAAGGAGATCCTGCCGTTCCACCCGGACGCCGACGACCTCGGCATGCAGTTCCTGGAGGGCCTGCCGCACTCCTGGCCCGACGGCCACCAGGCCTACAACGGCGGCAAGTACGACAAGTGGGTGCCCGCCAAGGGCACCACGACCATGGCCTACCTGACCCGCGAGGACATCCCCTTCCACTACGCCCTCGCCGACGCCTTCACCGTCTGCGACGCCTACCACTGCTCGTTCATCGGCTCCACCGACCCGAACCGCTACTACATGTGGTCCGGCTGCACGGGCAACGACGGCACCGGCGGCGGCCCGGTCCTCGGCAACGACGAACTCGGTTACGGCTGGACGACTTACCCCGAGCGCCTGGAACAGGCCGGCATCTCCTGGAAGATCTACCAGGACATCGGCGACGGCCTCGACGCGAAGGGCTCCTGGGGCTGGATCGAGGACGCCTACCGCGGCAACTACGGCGACAACTCCCTGCTGTACTTCGACAAGTACCGGGACGCCAAGCCCGGCGACCCGTGGTACGACAAGGCCCGCACGGGCACGAACGCCAAGGCCGGCGACGGCTACTTCGACCTGCTGAAGGCCGACGTCAAGGCGGACAGGCTGCCGCAGATCTCCTGGATCACCGCCCCCGAGGCCTTCAGCGAGCACTCCAACTGGCCGTCGAACTACGGCGCCTGGTACATCGCGCAGGTCCTGGACGCTCTCACCGCCAACCCGGAGGTCTGGGCCAAGACGGCCCTGTTCATCACCTACGACGAGAACGACGGCTTCTTCGACCACGTCGTACCGCCCCTGCCGCCGAAGGACGCCTCCCGCGGCAAGTCCACCGTCGACGTCTCCCTCGACCTCTTCCCGGGCGACGGCAAGAACACGGCCGGCCCGTACGGCCTCGGTCCCCGGGTGCCGATGCTGGTCGTCTCACCGTGGAGCAAGGGCGGCTACGTCTGCTCGGAGACCCTCGACCACACCTCCATCCTGCGGTTCATGGAGCGCCGCTTCGGCGTGCGCGAGACCAACATCTCGCCGTGGCGCCGCGCCATCTGCGGTGACCTGACCTCCGCGTTCGACTTCTCCCGCAAGGACCCGCGGCCCGCCCCGCTGCCCGGCACCGACGCGTACGAGCCGCAGGACCGCGAACGCCACCCCGACTACCGTCCGACCCCGCCCGCCGACCCGCGCATGCCCCGGCAGGAACGCGGACTGCGCCGCGCCCGGCCGCTGAAGTACGCCCCGCACGTGGACGCCTCGGTCGACGCGGCGGCCGGGAAGCTCACCCTCGCCTTCGCCTCCGGGCCGAATGCCGGGGTCGCCTTCCACGTCATCTCCGGCAACCGCGCCGACGGCCCCTGGATGTACACCACCGAGGCCGGCAAGACGCTCTCCGACACCTGGAACTCCGCCTACTCGGCGGGCTCGTACGACCTGACCGTGCACGGCCCGAACGGCTTCGTGCGGGTCTTCAAGGGGTCGAACAAGACGGCCGGCTGCGAGGTCACCGCGCGCCACGCCGGTGACGACATCGAGCTGACCTTCACCAACAAGGGCTCCGGGACGGCACGGCTGAAGCTCTCCGACGGGTACGGCGGCCGGCCCTCGACCGTCACCGTCCGCCCGGGCGCGAAGGTGCGGCGGACCGTCGACCTCGCCGCCGGCCGCCGCTGGTACGACCTGACCGTCACCGCCGAGGGCGACGCGGCCTTCCTGCGGCGGTTCGCGGGACACGTCGAGAACGGGCAGCCGGGTGTGAGCGACCCGGCGATCATCACCGCGTAG
- a CDS encoding phosphatase PAP2 family protein produces the protein MLQHGVVELLLVAGLFLVYKLGRQLATGHTAEAFHNAHRVWEFERAVHLPGEGAVQSLLLHGDGLVHIANTYYAAVHFPATAAFLIWLYLRRPAQYVWARRVLAAVTAAALVLHLLFPLAPPRMPAATGLVDTARLYGPSVYGSPATDSPSNQFAAMPSLHFGWALMVAVGLIVATGSRWRWLWLLHPLLTLLVIVGTANHYWLDAIVATALLGLALATIRPQTSSGGTAISLRSPRRTATTAGGTQGSLVPARARAGEQALARAGR, from the coding sequence CTGCTCCAGCACGGCGTCGTAGAGCTCCTGCTCGTCGCAGGGCTCTTCCTCGTCTACAAGCTCGGCCGGCAGCTGGCCACGGGCCACACCGCCGAGGCCTTCCACAACGCGCACCGCGTATGGGAGTTCGAACGAGCGGTCCATCTGCCCGGCGAGGGGGCGGTGCAATCCCTGCTGCTGCACGGAGACGGGCTGGTGCACATCGCGAACACCTACTACGCGGCCGTCCACTTCCCGGCCACCGCCGCCTTCCTGATCTGGCTCTACCTGCGCCGCCCGGCCCAGTACGTGTGGGCCCGCCGGGTCCTGGCCGCGGTCACCGCCGCCGCCCTGGTGCTGCATCTGCTGTTCCCGCTCGCCCCGCCGCGCATGCCGGCCGCGACCGGCCTGGTCGACACGGCGCGGCTGTACGGCCCGTCGGTGTACGGCAGTCCCGCGACCGACTCCCCGTCGAACCAGTTCGCGGCGATGCCGTCGCTGCACTTCGGCTGGGCGCTGATGGTGGCGGTCGGACTGATCGTGGCGACTGGCTCGCGGTGGCGCTGGCTGTGGCTGCTGCATCCCCTGCTGACGCTGCTGGTGATCGTCGGCACGGCGAACCACTACTGGCTCGACGCGATCGTGGCGACGGCCCTGCTGGGTCTCGCACTCGCGACGATCCGCCCCCAGACTTCGTCCGGAGGGACCGCCATCTCGCTTCGCTCGCCGCGCCGCACGGCGACCACGGCGGGCGGCACGCAGGGCAGCCTCGTACCGGCCCGGGCACGGGCCGGGGAGCAGGCGCTCGCGAGGGCTGGCCGATGA